Proteins from a genomic interval of Rhodothermus marinus:
- a CDS encoding SusD/RagB family nutrient-binding outer membrane lipoprotein: MYRNKAMNRTRLLRWPESLLVLLIAVLLASCDALSDFGDMNVDPTQASTIDPGMQFSTVQLATAGSRYETWRVNLIYGEAIVQHLAHTWWAGDKYTFNEDWATSLWRTAYSGAGVSWRAAVKNIEDLKARLEEAKANGESVDNLLAAVRIWRVLIYHRITDTYGDTPYSEAGKGYLEGIFAPRYDPQQEIYMDMLKELEEAVAQFDPSQPTFGNADLVYGGDITKWKKFGNALMLRLAMRLVKVDPATAQQWAVRAINGGVMESNDDIVYMRHQTGPSTGPAGINTNANSEVFAVDVPRLSQTFVNWLKAHNDPRLPVLGAVIKDGQVITDPTEQKGMPNGYDANTIQNHPSWTGSLDDYSRVNPLLTGLDDPFFFVTYAQTALLRAEAAVRGWTSEDPATLYAEGVRAAMKQLSLYDASGAADIDDAAIDAYLAANPLSSDPDEALRQINEQYWAATFLDGIEAWANWRRSGYPVLEPAPVDDPNPYPGNVTNGQIPRRLTYPPSEGVLNAENYQEALSRQGLRGDPSDMAVPVWWDRQ; encoded by the coding sequence ATGTATCGCAATAAAGCCATGAACCGCACGCGCCTGCTGAGATGGCCAGAAAGCCTGCTCGTCCTGCTCATCGCCGTGCTTCTCGCCTCGTGCGATGCGCTGAGCGACTTCGGCGACATGAACGTCGATCCCACGCAGGCCTCCACCATCGATCCCGGCATGCAGTTTTCCACGGTACAGCTGGCCACAGCCGGCTCCCGCTACGAAACCTGGCGCGTCAACCTGATCTATGGCGAAGCTATCGTGCAGCACCTGGCCCATACCTGGTGGGCCGGCGACAAGTACACCTTCAACGAAGACTGGGCGACTTCGCTGTGGCGCACCGCCTATTCAGGCGCGGGAGTGTCCTGGCGCGCCGCTGTCAAAAACATCGAAGACCTGAAGGCTCGTCTTGAGGAAGCGAAGGCTAACGGCGAGTCGGTTGACAACCTACTGGCCGCCGTACGAATCTGGCGCGTGCTGATCTACCACCGCATTACCGACACCTACGGGGATACGCCTTACTCCGAGGCGGGCAAAGGTTATCTGGAAGGCATTTTCGCGCCCCGTTACGACCCGCAGCAGGAGATCTACATGGACATGCTGAAGGAGCTGGAAGAGGCCGTGGCCCAGTTCGATCCATCTCAACCCACGTTCGGCAACGCGGACCTCGTTTACGGGGGGGACATCACGAAATGGAAGAAGTTCGGCAACGCCCTCATGCTGCGGCTGGCCATGCGGCTGGTGAAGGTCGATCCGGCTACCGCTCAGCAGTGGGCCGTCAGGGCCATCAACGGCGGCGTAATGGAAAGCAACGACGACATTGTCTACATGCGCCATCAGACCGGCCCCTCTACCGGACCGGCCGGCATCAACACCAATGCCAACAGCGAAGTGTTTGCCGTGGACGTTCCGCGGCTCAGTCAGACGTTCGTTAACTGGCTTAAAGCGCATAACGACCCGCGCCTGCCTGTTCTTGGGGCCGTCATCAAGGACGGACAGGTCATCACCGATCCGACCGAGCAGAAAGGCATGCCCAATGGCTACGACGCCAACACGATCCAGAACCACCCGAGCTGGACGGGAAGCCTTGATGACTATTCGCGGGTCAATCCGCTGCTGACCGGCCTGGACGATCCATTTTTCTTTGTGACCTACGCCCAGACGGCCCTGCTGCGGGCCGAAGCGGCCGTGCGCGGCTGGACGAGCGAAGACCCGGCCACACTTTACGCCGAAGGGGTCCGGGCCGCCATGAAGCAACTGTCGCTCTACGATGCGAGCGGGGCGGCCGACATCGACGACGCAGCGATCGACGCCTACCTGGCCGCCAATCCGCTCAGCAGCGACCCCGACGAAGCCCTGCGCCAGATTAACGAACAGTACTGGGCTGCCACGTTCCTTGACGGCATCGAAGCCTGGGCCAACTGGCGCCGCAGCGGCTATCCCGTACTGGAGCCGGCACCGGTCGATGACCCCAATCCCTACCCGGGTAACGTGACCAACGGCCAGATCCCGCGGCGGCTGACCTATCCGCCTTCCGAGGGCGTGCTGAACGCGGAAAACTACCAGGAAGCCCTCAGCCGTCAGGGGCTGCGCGGCGACCCCAGCGACATGGCCGTGCCTGTCTGGTGGGACCGGCAATGA
- a CDS encoding family 20 glycosylhydrolase, which produces MRTVRILLLTGLLPALTLARHPERLTVYWGVVANQDNGRARWELTLVNQDTVALPASGWTLYFNFMRPILPESAPPSVRLTHVNGDFYRLDPTDTFAPLPPGARRTLSFESMGPLIKAIDAPSGLYLVFQEAPNRPVPIQDVRVLPFASEFQTRRHLADRLPVPTPALRYYRNAPLRLLPADSLTPVIPTPRHLTRREGHWTLDRTAAIAYDPALAREAAFLADVLASLLDARPLLLEGADQPATIRLRLGAVRLPDGPAGPEAYHLIVDPEAGITLTGTDAAGVFYGIQTLQQLIDPSFYRQTSEAIPIPALEVRDAPRFGYRGLHLDVARNFHPKEVVLRLLDLMARYKLNRFHFHLTDDEGWRLEIEGLPELTEVGGCRGHTETEATCLVPSHGSGPIPGRPPGSGYYTREDFVEILRYATARHIEVIPEIDVPGHARAAIKAMEARYARLKAAGRPEAEAAAYRLVDPADTSVYRSVQGWNDNVINVCLPSTYRFLEKVVDELRRLYDEAGAPLRVVHTGGDEVPHGAWAGSPACRAVMQAEGLDDPAALQQYFLDRFDQILRRRGLRTAGWEEIGLVATEENGRRVHRPNPRFRDRGFLVYAWNNIWGSGAEDHAYRLANAGYDVVLSLASNLYFDLAYTKHPDEAGLYWAGFVDNDAPYRLEPFDLFLGPIQHWLGHTLPPEAFVHHERLTAEGRPRIVGLQGQLWGETLRTPDRVFYMAVPRMLALAERAWAERPAWSRIADPEARQRALQTAWNAFANRLGQRELPRLDALYGEAVPYRLPPPGAVVEDGYLKANVALPGLTIRYTLDGSEPTADSPRYTEPVRLEGHGEVRLRTFDTNGRGSRTVHVVY; this is translated from the coding sequence ATGCGAACCGTTCGGATTCTGCTGCTGACCGGCCTGCTGCCTGCCCTGACGCTGGCCCGGCACCCCGAGCGCCTGACCGTTTACTGGGGCGTGGTTGCCAACCAGGACAACGGCCGGGCCCGCTGGGAACTGACCCTGGTCAACCAGGACACCGTGGCGCTGCCCGCCTCGGGCTGGACACTCTATTTCAACTTCATGCGTCCGATCCTGCCTGAAAGCGCCCCGCCTTCGGTGCGGCTCACGCACGTCAACGGCGACTTCTACCGCCTGGACCCCACCGACACGTTCGCGCCGCTGCCGCCGGGCGCACGCCGCACGCTGTCGTTCGAATCGATGGGTCCCCTCATCAAGGCCATCGACGCTCCCTCGGGGCTCTACCTCGTCTTCCAAGAGGCGCCGAACCGTCCGGTCCCGATCCAGGATGTGCGCGTGCTGCCCTTCGCCTCGGAGTTTCAGACGCGACGGCATCTGGCCGATCGGCTGCCTGTGCCCACACCGGCCCTGCGCTACTACCGGAACGCCCCGCTCCGACTGCTGCCGGCCGACAGTCTGACGCCGGTCATCCCAACCCCGCGCCATCTTACGCGCCGGGAAGGGCACTGGACGCTCGACCGCACGGCCGCCATCGCCTACGATCCCGCCCTGGCCCGCGAGGCGGCCTTCCTGGCCGACGTACTGGCGTCGCTGCTGGACGCACGGCCCCTCCTGCTGGAAGGCGCCGACCAGCCCGCCACGATCCGCCTGCGCCTCGGCGCGGTTCGCCTGCCCGACGGCCCGGCCGGCCCGGAGGCCTACCACCTGATCGTGGACCCGGAAGCGGGCATCACGCTCACCGGCACCGACGCGGCCGGGGTCTTCTACGGTATCCAGACACTGCAACAGCTCATCGATCCGTCCTTCTATCGACAGACGTCCGAGGCCATCCCGATCCCGGCGCTCGAAGTGCGTGATGCGCCGCGCTTCGGCTACCGGGGCCTGCACCTCGACGTGGCTCGCAACTTTCATCCGAAGGAGGTGGTGCTCCGGTTGCTCGACCTGATGGCGCGCTACAAGCTCAACCGGTTCCACTTTCACCTGACCGACGACGAGGGCTGGCGCCTGGAGATCGAGGGCCTGCCCGAACTGACCGAAGTGGGTGGCTGCCGCGGCCACACCGAAACGGAAGCAACCTGCCTGGTGCCGTCCCATGGTTCCGGACCGATCCCCGGCCGGCCGCCTGGAAGCGGCTACTACACGCGCGAAGACTTTGTCGAAATCCTGCGCTACGCCACGGCCCGGCACATCGAGGTGATCCCCGAGATCGACGTGCCCGGCCATGCCCGCGCGGCCATCAAAGCCATGGAAGCCCGCTATGCCCGCCTGAAGGCGGCCGGCCGCCCGGAAGCCGAGGCGGCCGCCTACCGGCTCGTCGACCCGGCCGACACGTCCGTCTACCGCTCCGTGCAGGGCTGGAACGACAACGTGATCAACGTCTGCCTGCCCTCGACCTACCGCTTTCTGGAAAAGGTGGTGGACGAACTCCGGCGGCTCTACGACGAAGCCGGGGCGCCGCTCCGCGTGGTGCACACCGGCGGCGACGAGGTGCCGCACGGGGCCTGGGCCGGCTCGCCCGCCTGCCGGGCCGTCATGCAGGCCGAAGGCCTCGACGATCCGGCCGCGCTGCAGCAGTACTTCCTGGACCGGTTCGATCAGATCCTGCGACGGCGCGGGCTGCGCACGGCGGGCTGGGAAGAGATCGGGCTCGTCGCCACCGAGGAAAACGGCCGGCGCGTGCACCGTCCCAACCCGCGCTTCCGCGATCGGGGCTTCCTGGTCTACGCCTGGAACAACATCTGGGGTAGCGGCGCCGAGGATCATGCCTACCGGCTTGCCAATGCGGGCTACGACGTGGTGCTCTCGCTGGCCTCGAACCTGTACTTCGATCTGGCCTACACGAAGCATCCCGACGAGGCCGGGCTCTACTGGGCGGGATTTGTGGACAACGACGCGCCGTACCGCCTGGAGCCGTTCGATCTGTTTCTGGGTCCGATCCAGCACTGGCTGGGCCACACGCTCCCACCCGAAGCGTTCGTCCACCACGAGCGTCTGACGGCCGAAGGACGGCCTCGCATCGTGGGGCTGCAGGGCCAGCTCTGGGGCGAGACGCTGCGCACGCCGGACCGGGTCTTCTACATGGCCGTGCCTCGGATGCTGGCGCTGGCCGAACGCGCCTGGGCCGAACGTCCGGCCTGGAGCCGGATTGCCGATCCGGAAGCACGGCAACGCGCCCTGCAGACGGCCTGGAATGCGTTTGCCAACCGGCTGGGCCAGCGCGAACTGCCCCGGCTCGATGCGCTCTACGGCGAGGCCGTGCCCTACCGCCTGCCGCCGCCCGGCGCCGTCGTCGAGGACGGCTACCTGAAGGCCAACGTGGCACTCCCGGGCCTGACGATCCGCTACACGCTGGACGGCAGCGAACCCACAGCTGATTCACCCCGGTACACGGAGCCGGTCCGACTTGAAGGACACGGCGAAGTGCGCCTGCGCACGTTCGACACGAACGGACGCGGCAGCCGCACCGTGCACGTGGTTTACTGA
- a CDS encoding type 1 glutamine amidotransferase, with the protein MPEPEAVEGVVVMGGPMGVYDEDRYPWLWDEKAFLRAVLEAGGPVVGVCLGAQLLAEVLGGRVYPGPQPEIGWFPVRRTSQGRVHPLLADVPDELTVFHWHGDTFDPPPGAVHLMESAACAHQAFVWEDRALGLQFHLEMTPASVQALVRAGRAELEAARARSAYVQPAETLLAHPAEAYRPLHGVLERLLDRVLGVR; encoded by the coding sequence TTGCCCGAGCCGGAGGCCGTCGAGGGTGTGGTGGTGATGGGCGGCCCGATGGGCGTCTACGACGAAGATCGTTACCCGTGGCTTTGGGATGAGAAGGCGTTCCTTCGGGCCGTGCTCGAAGCGGGTGGGCCGGTGGTGGGGGTGTGCCTGGGGGCGCAACTCCTGGCCGAGGTGCTGGGCGGGCGTGTCTATCCGGGGCCGCAGCCCGAGATCGGCTGGTTTCCGGTGCGCCGCACGTCGCAGGGGCGCGTGCATCCGCTGCTGGCCGACGTGCCCGACGAATTGACCGTCTTTCACTGGCATGGCGATACGTTCGATCCGCCACCGGGCGCGGTGCACCTCATGGAAAGCGCAGCCTGTGCCCATCAGGCGTTCGTCTGGGAAGACCGGGCGCTGGGGCTGCAGTTTCATCTGGAGATGACGCCCGCGAGCGTGCAGGCGCTCGTGCGCGCCGGTCGGGCGGAGCTGGAAGCCGCCCGTGCCCGCTCGGCCTACGTGCAACCGGCGGAGACGCTCCTGGCGCACCCGGCCGAGGCCTACCGCCCGCTGCACGGGGTGCTGGAGCGGCTGCTCGACCGGGTGCTGGGCGTTCGGTGA
- a CDS encoding ChaN family lipoprotein translates to MNRRILLIGSLLVALGVRAQAPEPGLFTADGRPASWAQLLEVAGAVEVVFLGEQHDDTVAHRRQLRVLEALQERYGDERPLVLSLEMFERDVQLVLDEYREGLITEAQFLEAARPWRNYERDYRPLVEFARAHGWTILAANAPRRYVNRVSRLGREALAVLSPQARAYLLPLPYPEPSDLYRRRFLNLMRGAGHGPVQVDPERLLQAQALWDATMAYTLAEHLMRQPEALIVHVTGAFHVEARLGTPEMLRRYRPGTRMLVVVLRPSADPLRFDPAQHMGLGDFVWLTPAH, encoded by the coding sequence ATGAATCGCCGAATTCTGCTGATCGGAAGCCTGCTCGTGGCGTTGGGGGTTCGGGCGCAGGCGCCCGAGCCCGGCCTGTTCACGGCCGACGGGCGCCCGGCTTCATGGGCACAACTGCTGGAAGTGGCCGGGGCCGTCGAGGTGGTCTTTCTGGGTGAGCAGCACGACGACACGGTGGCGCACCGGCGGCAACTCCGCGTGCTGGAGGCGCTACAGGAGCGCTACGGCGACGAGCGGCCGCTGGTGCTCTCGCTGGAGATGTTCGAGCGCGACGTGCAGCTCGTACTCGACGAGTACCGGGAAGGGCTGATCACCGAGGCGCAATTCCTGGAGGCCGCTCGTCCCTGGCGAAACTACGAAAGGGACTACCGGCCGCTGGTGGAGTTTGCCCGGGCACACGGCTGGACGATCCTGGCCGCCAACGCGCCCCGTCGCTACGTGAACCGGGTCAGTCGTCTCGGGCGCGAGGCGCTGGCGGTGCTTTCGCCGCAGGCGCGGGCCTACCTGCTGCCGCTCCCTTATCCCGAGCCGTCGGACCTGTATCGGCGGCGCTTCCTGAACCTGATGCGCGGCGCCGGTCATGGACCCGTGCAGGTCGATCCGGAGCGGTTGCTGCAGGCGCAGGCGCTCTGGGACGCCACGATGGCCTACACGCTGGCCGAGCACCTGATGCGCCAGCCCGAAGCGCTCATCGTGCACGTGACCGGCGCCTTTCACGTGGAAGCACGTCTGGGCACGCCCGAGATGCTGCGTCGCTACCGGCCCGGTACGCGTATGCTGGTGGTGGTGCTTCGCCCGTCGGCCGACCCACTTCGGTTCGATCCGGCGCAGCACATGGGCCTGGGCGACTTCGTCTGGCTGACGCCGGCCCATTGA
- a CDS encoding DEAD/DEAH box helicase, producing MAEEPVRSPYTTVIDLTRRAQQKKQEAAAVQATGAPLPEVSLAELPERMQQAARAIGWTELMPVQRRTLPYLLEGRDVIVQSQTGSGKTGAFLLPLFERLDPSRGQVQALILTPTRELARQIFEAFEQMKAGVSGAQSLRAVLVYGGVRYGPQLKALEQGAQVVIGTPGRILDLIERGALRLGALQVLVFDEADEMLSMGFYPAMRQLKRYLPRARNTAMFSATIPPRVQALAREFLKDPAYVSLSTDRIAAETIEHRYFIVPPMEKDRALVQLIELENPESAIIFANTKRDVEYLGQFLKNYGYNADAITGDLPQKQRERIMDRLRKGQLRLLVATDVAARGIDISDLSHVFMYDVPQDPEYYVHRSGRTGRVGKEGTTIVLVTPLEEARLRAIARQYDIPLEKGTLPTPEVVAERVAERAVALLEDRYRETTSLDRERIARFVPLVEQLAQEEPELLAMLVDALYVQEGHRRGIRPESEVEAPASEQNAPPGKKRRRGRRKKS from the coding sequence AGCTGCCCGAACGCATGCAGCAGGCCGCCCGCGCGATCGGCTGGACCGAGCTGATGCCGGTGCAGCGCCGCACGTTGCCCTATCTGCTGGAAGGTCGCGACGTGATCGTCCAGTCGCAGACCGGTTCGGGCAAAACCGGCGCCTTTCTGCTGCCGCTGTTCGAGCGGCTGGACCCTTCTCGCGGACAGGTGCAGGCGCTGATTCTGACGCCCACGCGCGAGCTGGCCCGGCAGATCTTTGAAGCGTTCGAGCAGATGAAAGCAGGCGTATCCGGGGCGCAGTCGCTTCGGGCCGTGCTCGTCTACGGTGGCGTGCGCTACGGTCCGCAGCTCAAGGCGCTGGAGCAGGGTGCCCAGGTGGTGATCGGCACCCCCGGTCGCATTCTGGACCTGATCGAACGCGGGGCGCTCCGGCTGGGCGCGCTCCAGGTGCTCGTCTTCGACGAGGCCGACGAGATGCTCTCGATGGGCTTCTACCCGGCCATGCGCCAGCTCAAGCGCTACCTGCCACGCGCGCGCAACACGGCTATGTTCAGTGCCACGATTCCGCCGCGCGTGCAGGCACTGGCCCGTGAGTTTCTGAAAGATCCGGCCTACGTGTCGCTGAGCACGGATCGGATCGCGGCCGAGACCATCGAGCACCGCTACTTCATCGTGCCGCCCATGGAGAAAGACCGGGCGCTCGTGCAGCTCATCGAACTGGAAAATCCGGAGTCGGCCATCATCTTCGCCAACACGAAGCGTGACGTCGAGTACCTGGGGCAGTTTCTCAAAAACTATGGCTACAATGCCGACGCGATCACGGGCGACCTGCCGCAGAAACAGCGGGAGCGGATCATGGACCGGCTCCGGAAGGGCCAGCTCCGCCTGCTGGTGGCTACCGATGTGGCGGCGCGCGGCATCGACATCTCGGACCTGAGCCACGTGTTCATGTACGACGTGCCCCAGGATCCCGAGTACTACGTGCACCGATCCGGACGCACCGGGCGCGTGGGGAAGGAAGGCACCACGATCGTGCTGGTGACGCCGCTCGAAGAGGCGCGGCTTCGCGCGATTGCGCGACAGTACGACATTCCGCTCGAAAAGGGCACGTTGCCCACGCCCGAGGTCGTGGCCGAGCGGGTGGCCGAACGCGCCGTCGCGCTGCTCGAAGACCGCTACCGCGAAACGACCAGTCTGGACCGGGAGCGGATTGCGCGCTTCGTGCCGCTGGTGGAGCAACTGGCGCAGGAAGAGCCGGAGCTGCTGGCCATGCTGGTGGATGCCCTCTACGTGCAGGAAGGGCACCGCAGGGGGATCCGTCCCGAATCGGAAGTCGAGGCGCCTGCGTCCGAGCAGAACGCCCCGCCCGGGAAGAAACGTCGCCGCGGTCGCCGGAAGAAGTCATGA